The Nocardia arthritidis genome has a window encoding:
- a CDS encoding acetyl-CoA C-acetyltransferase: protein MTTEAYIFEAIRTPRGRNKKGSLHSVKPIDLTTGLVQELRNRFPNLDEDRISDLILGVVSPVGDQGADIARTTVLTAGLPDTVGGFQLNRFCASGLEAVNLAAQKVRSGFDDLVIAGGVESMSRVPMGSDGGAWAMDPATSYDTYFVPQGISADLIATIEGFTRDDVDAYAVRSQELAAKATTGGYFAKSIVPVKDLNGLVVLDRDEHMRPGTTVEDLAKLNPSFAGIGDFGGFDAVALQKFHFVEKINHVHHGGNSSGIVDGAALVLVGTEEAGKASGLTPKARIVATATSGADPTIMLTGPTPAAKKALAKAGLTIDDIDLVEINEAFASVVLKFQKDLQVPDEKLNVNGGAIAMGHPLGATGAMITGTMVDELERRNARYALITLCIGGGMGVATIIERV from the coding sequence ATGACCACAGAGGCCTACATTTTCGAGGCCATCCGCACCCCGCGCGGCCGCAACAAGAAGGGGTCGCTGCATTCGGTCAAGCCGATCGACCTGACCACGGGTCTGGTCCAGGAGCTGCGGAATCGCTTTCCGAATCTCGATGAAGACCGGATTTCGGATCTGATCCTCGGTGTCGTGTCGCCGGTCGGCGACCAGGGCGCGGATATCGCCCGCACCACCGTCCTCACCGCCGGCCTGCCCGACACCGTCGGCGGCTTCCAGCTCAACCGCTTCTGCGCCTCCGGCCTCGAGGCCGTGAACCTGGCCGCCCAGAAGGTCCGCTCCGGCTTCGACGACCTGGTGATCGCGGGCGGTGTCGAGTCGATGTCGCGCGTTCCGATGGGTTCGGACGGCGGCGCCTGGGCCATGGACCCGGCCACCAGCTACGACACCTACTTTGTGCCGCAGGGCATTTCGGCCGACCTGATCGCCACCATCGAGGGCTTCACCCGCGACGATGTCGACGCGTACGCGGTGCGCTCGCAGGAGCTGGCCGCCAAGGCCACCACCGGCGGCTACTTCGCCAAGTCCATCGTTCCGGTCAAGGACCTCAACGGCCTTGTCGTGCTGGACCGCGACGAGCACATGCGTCCCGGCACCACCGTCGAGGACCTCGCCAAGCTGAACCCGTCCTTCGCCGGCATCGGCGACTTCGGCGGTTTCGACGCGGTGGCGCTGCAGAAGTTCCACTTCGTCGAGAAGATCAACCACGTGCACCACGGCGGCAACAGCTCCGGCATCGTCGACGGCGCCGCGCTCGTGCTGGTCGGCACCGAGGAGGCGGGCAAGGCCTCCGGTCTGACCCCGAAGGCGCGCATCGTCGCCACCGCCACCTCCGGCGCCGACCCGACGATCATGCTCACCGGTCCCACCCCGGCCGCCAAGAAGGCGCTGGCCAAGGCGGGCCTGACCATCGATGACATCGACCTGGTCGAGATCAACGAGGCGTTCGCCTCCGTGGTGCTGAAGTTCCAGAAGGACCTGCAGGTGCCCGACGAGAAGCTGAACGTCAACGGTGGCGCGATCGCCATGGGTCACCCGCTGGGTGCGACCGGCGCGATGATCACCGGCACCATGGTCGACGAGCTGGAGCGCCGCAACGCCCGCTACGCGCTGATCACCCTCTGCATCGGTGGCGGCATGGGTGTGGCCACCATCATCGAGCGCGTCTAA